A single genomic interval of Saccharothrix saharensis harbors:
- a CDS encoding helix-turn-helix domain-containing protein: MLRGRDRQRVAVDALLARARAGHGGALVLRGGPGSGKTAMLAAAREAAADDDRRVLLCVDDAHLLEDTGWLVELAADAADAPVAVLVATDGEPLGLPWVRLDPLDHADSLRVLRDLRPGLAPGLADDIADLACGNPLALTELARALTSEQLGGTVPAPEALPEDSSLRARFSARFHALSPQARRAVALRVVDDEVDADALARMPDLDLAAVEEAEALLEGGPLVRSALRTEIPLALRYAAHAALAEHLPPGPRRTWHEAARVPGVRDAFAARLADSASRARRCGDYPAAARDHDRAAALTADPDARARHLIAAATDHWASGAPRRARVALRTAARLTDSDELRARAELLRGGIDLGHGLPDVAERRLLHAAGELVGTHRSLAITALGFAGEAASIAGDHARYAETAAFAARLRRPDEPPATRITLDHLAGMAATFAGRHEQALPVLQSVIELAERVPHPQAKIWGGQAAYTLGDASRAHELATSAVTAAHEHGLTALVPWALVYRALSALLLDQHSAALSAAFEGVHAATAIGQHNAVVDHLTILALVAALRGDTDTAMHRIDAAAEQIAERGLGRSGTFGAWAFACVDLALDRPADALDRLRLMAAGAGGVHTGIKVMAAPHVVEAAVGCGRPSTADRALRRYEKWAGTTGSAARLALSHRCRGLLADGPRAEEHFREAIRLHRVSGTAMELAKTELFYGHRLRRDRKPRAARDLLRDAVKIFQRYEADRWVARARAELRAAGEAVGPTQADRTADRAANRAAGRADVDPTVSLTPQQAQIARLVAEGATNREIAARLFLSHRTVEHHLRNIFARLEVRSRVELTRMLD; encoded by the coding sequence ATGCTGCGCGGACGTGACCGGCAGCGCGTCGCCGTCGACGCGTTGCTCGCCCGCGCCCGCGCCGGTCACGGCGGGGCGCTGGTGCTGCGCGGCGGCCCCGGCTCGGGCAAGACCGCGATGCTCGCCGCCGCGCGGGAGGCCGCCGCCGACGACGACCGCCGGGTGCTGCTGTGCGTGGACGACGCCCACCTCCTGGAGGACACCGGCTGGCTCGTGGAGCTGGCCGCCGACGCCGCCGACGCGCCGGTGGCCGTGCTGGTCGCGACGGACGGCGAGCCGCTCGGCCTGCCGTGGGTGCGGCTCGACCCGCTCGACCACGCCGACAGCCTGCGCGTGCTGCGAGACCTGCGGCCCGGTCTCGCACCCGGTCTCGCCGACGACATCGCCGACCTGGCTTGCGGCAACCCGCTCGCGCTCACCGAACTGGCCCGGGCGCTGACGTCGGAGCAGCTCGGCGGGACCGTGCCCGCGCCCGAAGCGCTGCCCGAGGACAGCTCGTTGCGGGCCCGGTTCAGTGCCCGCTTCCACGCCCTGTCGCCACAGGCCCGGCGGGCGGTGGCGCTGCGCGTGGTGGACGACGAGGTCGACGCCGACGCGCTGGCCCGCATGCCCGACCTGGACCTCGCGGCCGTGGAGGAGGCCGAGGCGCTGCTGGAGGGCGGCCCGCTGGTCCGCTCCGCGCTGCGCACCGAGATCCCGCTGGCCCTGCGCTACGCCGCCCACGCCGCGCTGGCCGAGCACCTGCCGCCCGGCCCGCGCCGCACCTGGCACGAGGCCGCCCGCGTCCCCGGCGTGCGCGACGCGTTCGCCGCCCGGCTGGCCGACTCGGCGAGCCGGGCCCGCCGGTGCGGCGACTACCCCGCCGCCGCCCGCGACCACGACCGCGCCGCCGCGCTCACCGCCGACCCGGACGCCAGGGCCCGCCACCTGATCGCCGCGGCCACCGACCACTGGGCGTCCGGCGCGCCCCGTCGCGCCCGGGTCGCGCTGCGCACCGCCGCCCGGCTGACCGACAGCGACGAGCTGCGCGCCCGGGCCGAGCTGCTGCGCGGCGGCATCGACCTGGGACACGGCCTGCCCGACGTCGCGGAGCGCCGGCTGCTGCACGCGGCGGGCGAACTCGTCGGCACGCACCGCTCGCTGGCCATCACCGCGCTCGGCTTCGCGGGCGAGGCCGCCAGCATCGCGGGCGACCACGCCCGGTACGCCGAGACGGCCGCGTTCGCCGCGCGCCTGCGCCGACCCGACGAGCCCCCCGCGACCCGGATCACGCTGGACCACCTCGCGGGCATGGCCGCCACCTTCGCCGGGCGGCACGAGCAGGCGCTGCCCGTGCTGCAATCGGTGATCGAGCTGGCCGAACGGGTGCCGCACCCGCAGGCCAAGATCTGGGGCGGCCAGGCGGCCTACACCCTCGGTGACGCGTCCCGGGCGCACGAGCTGGCGACCAGCGCGGTCACCGCCGCGCACGAGCACGGGCTGACCGCCCTGGTGCCGTGGGCGCTGGTCTACCGCGCGCTGTCGGCGTTGCTGCTGGACCAGCACTCGGCGGCGCTGTCGGCCGCGTTCGAGGGCGTGCACGCGGCCACCGCCATCGGACAGCACAACGCCGTGGTCGACCACCTGACGATCCTCGCGCTCGTCGCCGCCCTGCGCGGCGACACCGACACCGCGATGCACCGCATCGACGCCGCCGCCGAGCAGATCGCCGAACGCGGCCTCGGCCGCTCGGGCACGTTCGGCGCGTGGGCGTTCGCGTGCGTGGACCTCGCGCTGGACCGCCCGGCCGACGCGCTGGACCGGCTGCGGCTGATGGCGGCGGGCGCGGGCGGCGTGCACACCGGCATCAAGGTGATGGCCGCGCCGCACGTCGTGGAGGCGGCGGTCGGGTGCGGCCGGCCGTCCACCGCGGACCGGGCGTTGCGCCGGTACGAGAAGTGGGCGGGCACCACCGGCAGCGCGGCCCGGCTGGCGCTGTCGCACCGCTGCCGCGGCCTGCTCGCCGACGGCCCGCGCGCCGAGGAGCACTTCCGCGAGGCGATCCGGCTGCACCGGGTCAGCGGCACCGCCATGGAACTGGCCAAGACCGAGCTGTTCTACGGCCACCGGCTGCGCCGCGACCGCAAGCCGCGCGCCGCGCGGGACCTGCTGCGCGACGCGGTGAAGATCTTCCAGCGCTACGAGGCCGACCGCTGGGTCGCCCGCGCCCGCGCCGAGCTGCGCGCGGCCGGTGAGGCGGTCGGGCCGACCCAGGCGGACCGGACCGCCGACCGCGCCGCCAACCGGGCCGCGGGCCGCGCCGACGTGGACCCGACCGTGAGCCTGACCCCGCAGCAGGCGCAGATCGCCCGCCTGGTCGCCGAGGGCGCGACCAACCGGGAGATCGCCGCGCGGCTGTTCCTGAGCCACCGCACCGTCGAGCACCACCTGCGCAACATCTTCGCCAGGCTCGAGGTGCGGTCCCGCGTCGAGCTGACACGGATGCTCGACTGA
- a CDS encoding alpha/beta hydrolase family protein, producing MQLRKLIPALIPALALSLVGVTPAHAEEEYRRGPAPTNSSIEASRGPFATSSTTVSSLVSGFGGGTIYYPTSTSEGTFGAVAISPGFTGTESTISWLGPRLASQGFVVITIATNSLYDQPDSRASQLLAALDYVTQRSDVRSRVDASRLGVMGHSMGGGGTMRAAEQRPSLQAAIPLTGWHTDKTWGGNRVPTLVVGAEDDTVAPVSSHSIPFYTSLPSTLDKAYLELNGASHFAPNSSNTTIAKYSIAWLKRFIDNDTRYEQFLCPSPANSSLISDYRDTCPHGV from the coding sequence GTGCAACTCCGCAAACTCATCCCCGCGCTGATCCCCGCGCTGGCCCTGTCGCTGGTCGGCGTCACGCCGGCGCACGCCGAGGAGGAGTACCGGCGCGGCCCCGCGCCGACCAACTCCAGCATCGAGGCGTCCCGCGGCCCGTTCGCCACCTCTTCCACCACGGTGTCCTCGCTGGTCTCCGGCTTCGGCGGTGGCACGATCTACTACCCGACCAGCACCTCCGAGGGCACCTTCGGCGCGGTCGCGATCTCACCCGGCTTCACCGGCACGGAGTCCACCATCTCGTGGCTGGGCCCGCGCCTGGCGTCGCAGGGCTTCGTGGTGATCACGATCGCCACCAACAGCCTCTACGACCAGCCCGACAGCCGGGCGAGCCAGCTCCTCGCGGCGCTCGACTACGTGACCCAGCGCAGCGACGTCCGCAGCCGGGTCGACGCCTCGCGGCTGGGCGTCATGGGCCACTCGATGGGCGGCGGTGGCACGATGCGCGCCGCGGAGCAGCGGCCGTCCCTGCAGGCGGCGATCCCGCTGACCGGCTGGCACACCGACAAGACCTGGGGCGGCAACCGGGTGCCGACGCTCGTCGTCGGCGCCGAGGACGACACAGTCGCCCCGGTGTCGTCGCACTCGATCCCGTTCTACACCTCGCTGCCGTCCACCCTGGACAAGGCGTACCTCGAGCTGAACGGCGCCAGCCACTTCGCGCCCAACAGCTCGAACACGACGATCGCGAAGTACAGCATCGCGTGGCTCAAGCGGTTCATCGACAACGACACCCGCTACGAGCAGTTCCTCTGCCCGTCCCCGGCCAACAGCTCGCTCATCTCCGACTACCGGGACACCTGCCCGCACGGGGTCTGA